Part of the Motacilla alba alba isolate MOTALB_02 chromosome Z, Motacilla_alba_V1.0_pri, whole genome shotgun sequence genome, ACCGCTTCTTTCAGAGCACTACATCGAAAACTTGATTGCGTGCATTTCTAGAAATGGGAGCAATTCAACTCTATAGGCATCCAAGTTACACTCCATTTGTATTGATTGTCAGAGTAGATAACAGTTCTTCAATTTCTGTTTCAATTAAAACCCAGCTTGATGCATGGGACAAGAGGTTTATATTGAATCTCATCACTTTTTAATAGGATTCTCTTAAATTACACACTTGAAGTGAGTTACCAtcctaattaaaaatattggCAAAACTTAAACCCCTTAAGAGTACCATTCCCCATATGTGTGCATCAGTTATAGTACTGCTGAAACCCTTGCAGGTGGCTGGCTGAACCCAGTGATAGAGGAATTCTTTCACTTCcttcaaaaaaacaaaatgaaatcatCCATCTGTTCCTTAACAGCTTGCCCACGAAGCACAAAACCATTAATATTAAGGTTTCTTGctttaaatatgaatataaaacACTGAGGGAATATTTAATTCTATTACTtggcagtatttttaaatggtcaTGACTTAATGCCTGTTCACATTTTGCAGGGGGTTGACTCTGGTGATTAGACACATGCTCAGCATTAATGTTGTGTATTTATAAAACTTGGCAACACTTCTTAAATTCCATTTGTTTACACTCCTGTACTTAACATCAGCTACAATTTCAATGGTTTTTCCAATCAAGACTCTGTACAGCACAAGATTTGGCAGTATATCATTACAAATCAGTTCCAACTAAGTTCATAAACTACCGCAACTAGAGTTGAGGTTTTAGTTGAAATGGTCAGGAATCATATGTATGCTCACTAACTTTGGCAGCTAGttgttcctcttttttttagggttttttaaattagggttttttttgttttgatttttttttgtgtttggtttttttgagtaAATCAGTATGTCACCTATGTCCAGATAATTTAGATTGGTCTGGAACACAAACTCCCGATTTGCCCAAGGTTCTAGTACTACCAGTCTGGACAGTTTTTGCATCTACCCTCATGAGCCAGCCTGCTACTGAAACATCatttattaaaagtaaatagTAGTTTAGTCAGAACAAGTGACTCATTTTTAAAGTCCATACTGTTAGGCCACAGTTGGTGTAGCAATCCGTTATTGTGTTAGTCTTCAGAACAACTTAAGCTTGTTTCTAATTGAGAGTAATGAGTATAGTttgtattaaattaaaatttattgcttttcccccttttccctctccttgttTTTTTGGCCATATATCTCCGTTGCCCATGTACTGGATCGACTTGCCCCTGCGTTGCCCACCATGACGTTGGCCCATCCGCCCCTGAACGCCCATGTGAAAACCCTGGTTGGCTATGCCCAAAAATGTGCTCGTTGCCAAACGGGTACCATACTTGACAACTTCCGATTGAATACCCATGCCCAATGCCAACATCCACGAACGCCAATGACCAATGCAGTACAATGCCAGTGTTTCAGTCCCAGACAGCAGTGGCCCCGAGCGGTATGTCCCAACAGTTTATGCCTCACTGCCTGaatagaaagagagaaatgtattttattaccTGCCTTTGATATAATTAAATAGTATCCCCTTATAGACGGTGtattgttttttttcaagttttctgtcTTATTTTCCCCATTAAGTCTTTTTGTCACTGAACTTTTACGTGAGTTGCCCACCCAAACAATCcactaattttatttcaatggaAGGAGCACAGCTTCAAGTGTTGCATATTTGCTGCATTGTAAATCAGATTGGTTCAAAATAGTCTCTTGCTCTGTCTTTGTGGCCCACCTTGCTCCCCTCAACATTGCCTGTTCATAATTATTTCTGATGAAGTGCTAATTCCGGTTCGCTTTCCTTCACTTCTCATTTGTTTCgtctttttttgtcttgcatttgtatttgttttcttggagGGCCCATTAATAATCTGAGTTCCATAACCTTATTCCAGATACGACGTTCACCACTTGTATATCCTCACATTTAATATGAGAAGGTGTGCCAGTTCTACGAATGTAATAGCGAGGGTATCCTAATTAGTGGTGGCGGGGAACATGAATATTCACTTCTACTTTTCAGTTCTGCGTCAGTTTCTTGCCCACTTAATTTGAGCCCTTCCAAAAGCCcattctgtctttctctctctgcaagACCTACCTAATCTTAAATTTCTCATGCATATATACTGGGCATAAACAAAGATGCATGTGTTGTAAATGGAGCAAACAGGTTTACTTTAAATGGGGAATACTTGTAAACTCTTCTTTGTAGTAAATCTTGTTAAAATTTTGTGCATGATGATAAAAAGAAtttacttctgctttttcttttctaccttCTCCATATTGTCTGTCATTGTGGCTTCCAACAGCATCTTGAGTATAAGTGCAGATATAGAGACAATTGGAGAAATCTTGAAGAAGATTATCCCTACTTTAGAAGAGGTATTTATcttgaaattttcttctgtttagaATGAAAAGATTAGCTTTTGAATGAGATTGTTCTAGAATATTTGCTACTTTTTAAACACAAGAAattagaaaagtgaaaaatgccAAAAGCCTTTTAAAGAAGGATTATGGCTGTCATGTTGGCATTTTTTGGGTAGAGGGCAAAGTCTGTCATTGTTTATTAAACTAACATTTTGAACAGCCTTCCTGTTTTCCAAAAAATAAGTGTTGCACTGTTTAATGCCTTCTTAAATCTTAATAGCAAGTGGTGCAGtgtaatttaataaataatgtaaaaaatagGGAAAACTCATACTTCACATTGAAGTGAAGTGTTTAAATTGTTGTGCTTATAGCAAAAGAAATACACAACTACAATTCAGCAATAAATTAAACCACCCCattctgtttaaagaaaaagcttaaaaccccaaatattgAATTTTTGTGAATAATCTTTATTGCTTCTCCCTATATGCATCTTATTTACAGTATCAACACTACAAAGGCAGCGACTTCGACTGCGAACTTCGACTTCTTATTCACCAGAGTTTGGCAGGAGGCATTATTGGTGTCAAGGGTGCTAAAATTAAAGAACTTAGAGAGGTacttgctttctcttcttctgagattttgttttgttcaatAAGCAGTGTTTTCTGTTCATAAGTGGCACATCTAAATATCCGCTGTGCAGTAATTCCTTCTCAACATGTTGCATACCTGCTTTTGATGTTGTGGGACAGAGCTGGAAGTTGCAGCTTTCTTGCAGACCCTCAGAAGTAATGTCAGTGGCAGAGCCAGGACTTGGTTAAACATATTTTTGGTAGagtactgtttttaaaaaaaggatttttactTCATggtattaaaattttattaatttcccCCTTTAGACCAAAGTGCTGCATAGTGTAGAATTGTATGGTTGAACACACAAAACAGTTGAGAATGAAACCATCTCCACAGTAGATGTACTGTGGAAAGACTTCATGTTTAGTTTTGTATTGTTTAATTCTAACTCCTggaagacctttttttttttttaagtgaaggAGTAAGAGTCTAAAAACTTAATGGTCTCTGTGAACTTAAAAGACGTGGTTGAGTTTCTTGGCATTGTGTCAGGCAGTTTCAGGTCAGTTCAGGTATAAGCCAATACTTGTTTGTATGGATTAAGAAAGGCGAGATAACTAGACATAATCCTAGCAACAGTGCTGTCTTAGCATCCAAAGCATGTTTAATTTGAAAGCTAATGCAGCATGTAAGCTCACAATGGTTATGTAGTCCCTTTTTCTAATACTtaataaataatgcattgtAGCTGCGTCATAATTGTAATAggagaaaattgattttttttccatcttcatgCAAAACTTAAAACAGCAAGATCTTTAAAGTATGCAATCTTCAAATTTTGTGTGATAACTCAAAATCAAGCATGCAGATTTAAGTGGGTGGGAACTTAATTGTctttaaatctattttaaaatattttaatggttttataaagttttttaaaatatatttgataatctcatttttttttcttctgcagaacaCTCAGACCACCATTAAGCTCTTTCAAGAGTGTTGTCCTCATTCAACTGACAGAGTGGTGCTTATTGGTGGAAAACCTGATAGAGTTGTTGAGTGCATCAAGATTATCTTGGATCTTATCTCTGAGGTAGtgtttattaaatttattttattctttcattagTATTCATGAATGTTTTAGACATTAATGGGATGAAAAATGGTGTCTCGCAGTTTCTAGTTTAAATTTAGTGCCTCCTACTTTCCCAGCAGCAAACGATGGACAGTTATGAACCTTGGGAACTGTTTCTGTTGTTTAGAATTGCGGTACACCTTATGAGCAGTTTTGGTAGTAGTGGGCCATTTATGCTTTGCATGTCATCAGAATGAGAAATTTGAAgagcaaggaaaatgaaatgtatcTGCCACATCTAAATAGTTTTACTGTTGTAGTTAAGTTCACAGGAAGCACATCAGCATCTCCTTTCTTGGCAGCATTGTGAGATCAAGAACGTGTTCCAAATGCATAAATGTGTTGGTTTAATTAAATACGCCAGTTGTAATAGAACTATCTGATTTGgggaattgttttgtttgtttgtattagTCTCCAATTAAAGGACGGGCCCAGCCTTATGATCCCAATTTCTATGATGAAACATATGACTATGGTGGCTTCACAATGATGTTTGATGATAGAAGGGGACGGCCAGTGGGCTTTCCAATGCGTGGAAGAGGAGGTTTTGATCGAATGCCCCCTGGTCGTGGTGGACGACCTATGCCTCCCTCAAGAAGAGATTATGATGATATGAGCCCTCGCAGAGGACCTCCACCACCTCCACCAGGTCGTGGTGTTagaggtggcagcagagctcgtaatcttcctcttcctcctccaccacctcctCGTGGCGGGTGAGTTGTTGGATAATTGCATTATACAAAAATTCATGTTGTAAATCTGAGTCATACTCatattttaagtgatttttcCATGTTGGTAGTGATTATGCAGGATTGAGGCTGTATTAGACAAGAGTATTCTGAAATTTACTGAAATTTAATTACCTGCTCTGATGTAGTAAGTTGCCAGGACTATAGTCAGTAGTTCTAGAGCTTGTCTTACTCAGTACTTGGGTAGAGTAGTTTGCAAAGTTATATGTGAACCGTGAATGGGAAAATTCAGATAAGAATAAACAAGCTAGTTTATAATACACGTAACACAATTAAcatgctgctgtgttttcgtTTTAGAGATCTGATGTCCTATGACCGAAGGGGCAGACCGGGAGACCGTTACGATGGCATGGTACAAGTTTAAAATTTGCTCTGTTGTGTCCCTAAGCACAGTTAGCATGCTGACCTGCATGCACTTTCATGTGGGACATACATGGTTCTGAtgttaaaaccaaaatgttttgtCCATACAAATGGTCCTCCTGTGGATGAATATTTGAGGTGTAAATGGTACTcttctgtgttctttctttctccctgtcaTCAAAAAGATTCAGTGATTTGTATTGTGCTCAGCTCTGTAGGTTTCCTTGCACTGGCtgtctttcagatttttttaatcagcatgACAAAAATAGCAGTTGGGAGATTTTTCAGATAGAGAGAGCATGTCAGAACAGTGTTCTCTGGTGAGAACACAACATTCTTAACAAGCATTTTTAATGCTAAAGGTTGGCAAACATGAGCATTGATATAGTAATACAGATTATGGAAGAACATCTGAGGACTCTAATTGATAGAAGGCAATGGCTTTTTTGAATAAATTCATCTATATTGTCTAGTTTCTCTGCAGAAATTCCACTCTAAATTCCAAGTGTTTTGGAGGTAGAGCCACTGCTTAGTTGAATCCTACATCAGTTCTTtctggggagagaaagaaatctcATAGTGTGTGGAAGCTTAAAACAAAGGATACAGATAGTCTTCTATATTGCATTCTGAACTGCCATGCCCCAGCAGCCACCTGCTATTCTCAGACAAGATTCCCTCCTTGGTAGGAAATCCAGGAGGTTCTCCTGGTTTCAACTGGCGTAGTTACTTTCTTCTCAGTAGTTGGtccagtgctgtgttttgaatttggtatgagaataatgttgataacatgCTGATGTTTTTCGTTTTTCCTATGTAGTATTTATACCAAGTCAAGCACCTAATCAGTGTCTCATGCCCTGACACTGAGTAGGTACACCAAAGAAGTTGGGAAGCACTATAATCAGTACAAGTGACCCGACCTGGCCAAAGAAAGATTCCGCAGCATAGAACATCATACCCAGTATATAAACTGGGGCAGTTACCCAGACAGGGGGTCCATAGGGGTTTGAGGGTGGGGCCTGGCAGTCGTGCGCAAAGTGGTGAGCAGTTGTATCATGTATCcttgattttattctttttttttattgttttgggccatggtggtggtggtcatgtctttttttttttgttagttttccTTGTTGGATTTTTTAACTTCTTCTTAGTTactaaactgttcttatctcaagCTGTAAGTTTTACTTCTGATTCTTGTTCCActgggggttgggggggggtGTGTGAGCAAGCAGCTCTGTAGTGCTCGGTTGCCAGCTGCTCTTAAACCACAGCAGAGGTGGATCTCTGTAGTAGcaatattcttttttcctctggctttgTTTGGCACCTTCTTTAAGATGACAGGtgacacattattttttttcttctaaatttttgTGTAGaaggcagaaatgaaaaagaccTGTGAAATGGGCTACCGAAATGGGTTTCACATGAACTCCTTGGGAATAAGAGTTACTGGAACTCCAAACTGCAAGAATACCATATGCttattagaaataataaaaggaaagatTTGCAGTTACATATATTTgcagtcacaaaaaaaaaatctgtttcctgtATGGTAGTATGCTAAGAAACTGTAAGAATGGAGAAGTATACCTCCAAGATTGCTTATCTGTATTTACATGTTTTCAGATCTTAGGATTTGTGTTCTTCTGTTTGCAGCTTATAAAGCCTGTGCTACAGTACATAAACTACGCGGCCTGCCCTTCTTTGGGTATTTGGTTGAGCACAGTCTTACTTAGCTTGACTCTTGGGCAGTAGTGTGTTctatttttgttctatttttattcCAGTTCAGCTAGAATAGAAAATCAATTTTAACTTAATCTTAGCCTGTCACTTGTCCTTCAATTTATTGTAATGAGTTTCTACACACAAATGGAGTAATTTCTGCTAGTTTGgtttcttccattaaaaaacaaataatttttcattttctttttcatgagcagtgcagctgctcGTAACTTTGGCTTCTTTGTGACCAAGTGTTATAGCCAGTTAAAGTGAGAACTACTTCCCAACAAAGATagtatttaatttctccttttagtTAATCATGATCCTAGTATCCTAAATTGTGTAAGCAAAAGGAGATTTTCACACTGagtgtgtgacatcacagctTCAAGTATTATACCAAAAGGTAAAGTCCTCCTTTGCCAGTTCTCTTATTCAGTAAAGGCAGAAAGATTGAACAGTTGACAGTCTTTAAGACTGGATGCTGAACTGTGGTTTTTCCTGTATTCCAGAGATACAACAGAGTGTTGACAGCTTTGTAAATGCTGAGATGAGAAAAAcccattttgattttaaaagatggGTAAATTCCTCTTGGCCGTACAGAGTTAATCACTTAAGATGATACTCATCTGTTAGCCTGGCTTAAAGTTATAGTATAAATATGTACTGCCATTTAAATGCTCATTTGACTTACAATCTGTTCTGAAGCTTTTTCTCCAAAGTACAGACTTGTTTATCAGCATATAGAAGTGTAACTACTACAGTGTGTAACTACTCTAGATCAAATCCTGTGTACCTTAAGAGCTATGGTGATCtgaaaaatcctgaattttctgagttttttaACACCCTCGTTCTCAGGGGCATGTAAAAATGAGTAAAGGAGGAATGTATGACAACTCTTCTATTTATTAGTGCAGATTGCTGGAAGGAAGTAACAAAATTTCACTTTCCTAGGTCACTCTTAAAAACCTtactacaaaagaaaaacttactACAAAAGAATTTGACATCAGTTAGGACTGATGGGTTTTTTATTATATGTAAAAGTTAAGCTCTTTGCCTTATCCAGCCCATCTATCATCTTGTTTCTGTTCCGGTTTTGAGTAGTGACGAGCCAAATTAGTCTGCAACATAAAATGTTATGTATGCTAAGAGACTCTGTTTCAGAAACTAATTTTGCACAAATAAACATCACTTGCTGAAACTaaaattctgaaagaaagaaatgccaTATATCATATATTTTAGAAACATAATTTAAGTTTCTAATATAGTTAGGCAGCAGTAGATTGTTAGTCTACTTGCTGGCTGGATGAGGTATGTGAATAGTAGAACATAAGAAGCAGTGTCCTTCCTGCTTAACCTGCAGTTGGCATAATCACTTGCAGTTACTTGTTTCAATCTTACTAAACTTTTTTCTAGTAGATGGCACAATTAAAAAATTGATGAAGTATTTGTACATGTAAAAGTGTAAAAAGGTTTTCTAAAAGAAGAAGGCTTAAGTTTTGCCTTGCCATTAGTTTCTGAGCTTCTTAGTGAGAGGAAAAATCTGCTAATACCatagaaagagaaagaaaacaggagttGCCCATTTAGAGTTGCACcaaagtaaaattaaaagcCAGTTAGTCTTGAAAGTGGTCTAAATCACATAATTTCGAGTCTTTGTTAGTAATACACGGGTTTCTTTGTACCCCTTTGCATTCTGTTTGGTTGCAACATTCTCTAAAAGTCTGTATGACCTggatttcctttcttcctcttatGTTGCGTCTGGAAGATGATGCAGTGTCATGTGGATGCCTGTGATGACATGCAGCCACCAGAGTTGGTGAGTGTTTTCAGCCTGTTTtttgaaaattgctttattGAATGAGTTAAGTGATAAAGCAGATTTAAGAGATCTTGAGTGTAGTCCATAGCAGCTTGTGCCTGTTAAAATTTATAAAGTCTTCTGACTTTAAATTTAGGGGCAGACTTAATGATGTGTCCTTTGAAGGCAGGTAATGTTAATAGAAATGTGGAATTATGCAGCAGCCTGGTAAAAATAGAAGAGCTTTTCTGTACCTCTTTTGCCTCCTTTacacagtattttcattttggtagATGGTAACTTTCTCCATAACTGATGCACTGTAGGTGCATAATTTAtgatttatgttttgttttatttccgTAATGTgggattttatttcaaacagcaaatatttgaaGTAGCTTCTCACTTTTATTTGTGAATAAACTATATTTACCTATCAATCTATTTGCAAATTTATCATTTGATCAGATAGGTTTTGGGATGttatcacagaattacagaattattttggttGGAAAtaacattaaagatcatctaattccaacctGCCATGGATAGAGAACCTTGAACTAGGCTGGGATGCTCAGGGTTCCATtgagcctggctttgaacacttccagtaaTTGGATGTCTGCAGCTTttttgggcaacctgttccagtgcctcaccaccctcacagtgaagaactTCTTTCCAATACTTAAACTAAACCAATGCCCTTTCAATTTAAAGTTGTTGCCCCTTGTCCTTCCTCTACATGCCTGTGTGAAAactcctctccagccttcttgTAGGCTGCCTTTTGGAGCTGGAAGGCCACAATAAGgtcaccctgaagccttctcctctccaaggtgaacaatcccagctctcaggCTCTCTTACAGGAGAGATGCTGCGTCCCTCTAATAATCTTTGTGGTCCTTCTCTGGACTTAATCCAGTAGGTCCATGCCCTTAATGTTGGGGCCCCCAGAGCTAGATGCAGTACTCGTATTGGGATCTCAAGGCTTGACCTTTCGATGTAGCCCAGGTCGCGGTTGCTactctgggctgcaagtgctcACTGCTGGGTCATGTCCCGCCTTTCACCCACCAGCCCCCCCAAGTTcttctgtgcagggctgctcttcatctgttcatcccccagcctgtgttaCTGGGGTACTGGGGGTTGCACGAGCTCAGGTGCAACACCTTGCTTTTGGTCTTATTAAATTGAATGAGATTCCTGTGGGCTCACTTTTTGAGCTTATCCAGGttcctctggatggcatccagTCTTCAGGTGTGTCAACAGCACCACTTAGTTTGCATACTTGCAGGTGTACCTAATCTGTTTGTGTCATTGATGAAGGCATTGAATAGCACTGGTCCCAGTGGAGGCCAGTCCCTGAGGGACACCGCTTAATGTCTGTTGAACCTCTGAGCCATTGACACTGCCCCCTGGATGTAACTATCCCTATTCAATAAACTGTCTACCTACCCATGGAATCAGTCCCTCTCCAATTTGGAGGGAAGGATGTGGGGAGTATGTCAAAGCCTTTACAGAAGTCCAGGTACATGGTAACTGTAGCCCTTCTGTTGTTCACGGATGTAGTCACTCCACTGTAGAAATTACAGAGTACATCAGGTGTTGGCAATGTCTTGAAGATGGCAAAATGCTGCCAGATTAATACTTTTGATTAATTAATGTGAAAAGCCAGTTCTTAGTTACATACACAGCAACTGCTATtaaattctgttgttttgtaGTGAGGAGAGGTAGATGTGATCAAGGAAAGgtattttccttaaaagaaGTTAGTCCAAAAAGGTATCCTGTGGCAAATACCAGCAGCAATATTTGTGTGTATGCAATATGCTATGTGATTAGCTTCTCAATTTAACATTAAGCAGAGTCCTTCATTGTCTTGTATTTTGGACTCCACTCCACTGTGAGCTCTATTATATTGTCTTATAATATGTATTGCTTAGTAACATGATTAGACAATACGGGTTGCTTAGAGACAGAGGGTAAGCTCAACACTTTGATCTGAATAGCTTCCATTTTGATGTAAAAAGAAAGACGGTAAGGAATATTTTTTGGGAAAGTTGTTACATTATAACTTCTATGGACCCTTACTTGTGAGTGGGTGAACTTGACTGACTGCCAGGGGCCTACCCAGCTGCTCTCATGCCCCTTCCTTAGTAGAGTGAGGGGAGAAAGTAAGACAGAAAAGTCTGGCTCATGATGGAGATAGGCAGATCACTTACTAATTAATACCACAGGCAAAGCAGAGTTGGCTTGAGTAGGTTTACTGCCACTTTGAGTAGCATGGTGAGAAACATAAAAACACCTTTACCCATCTTGCACTTTGTCACAGACTCAGCTTTCACTCCTTCACTCTTTCCTCTTCTATTTCTCTGCCATGAATGGTGCAGGGGTGATAGGGAATGGTAGATTCCCAGTCAGTTCATCATACCTGTcactgctccttcctctctgcacctgttcccctgctccagtgtagGGTCCCTTCCATGGAATGATACTTCTGGAGCTGCTCAAATGATCTGTTTCCAGTGGACTGCAGTTCTTTTGGAACTGTTCCAGTGTGGGTCCCCTTTGTGTGGtacagtccttcaggaacagactAATTTGGTGTTGGTCCTTTCACAGGGCACAGGTATCTGCCTGTGCAGCTTCCTTCTGGGCATTTCTGCCTGCTGTCAGCATAGCATCCCTCAGTGGGCTATAGAGTAGTGATCTGCTCCAGTGTGGttctctccatgggctgcagggcagtCTCCATTCCAGTTCCTGGAGCACTTTTTTCATCCTTGCTGACTCTTGCAGTCAGTGCACACTGGGagttttttactcttttcttaAATACTATCACTGAGATGTCACCAGCTTGGCTGACAGTTTCAGCTTTAGGCAGCCTCCAGCCTCCTCTCACAGACCCCAGGAGTCTCTTTAGAAGTTGAATTTGAGAGAACCACATATATTTATTCTCTGCTTCTGTAGCATAGTATAAATACATGGTTTTGCACACTTAAAACACATTAGATTAAATGAGACCTTGATGTCAAATGAAGGTTTACAAATTCTAAAAATAACAAGGCCATTGCCATGACTCATTGCAGTCATTTACAATTAGTGTATGGTGGTTCATATGTAGCAGAAGTAATTCATGTTGTGATTGTTTATTCTGAGATATAAAGGGTTTGTAGCATAGTCAGAATCAAAGGTGTAGATGTAGTTGGACGATTTGCTGGGCAGACTTCTTGCCCCAGAACTGGAGACTGGAGTGTCTTTTGAACTGTATTTGGTAGTATTAATAAGGCCCTACTCTGATTTTGTAATTCTAAAGTTTAGTACAGAGGTCACAAGTAGATCAGCATCAACAGCTGTCTACAAGAAGCTGAGATGGTGAGACTGCCTTGGTAAAATGGCATGGCTGAATTCTTTGTAGTTTTATGTGTTATTCTTAAAAGTTTTGATAGGGCAGGATAAGAATCACAGAGTATCTGGAGTTGGATGGGACCTGCAAGAATCATCGCATCCAACTTCTGGTCCAGCGCAAGATGGCCTCTGGTCCTAATGGACAGAGGTTAATGAGATCTCTGCCACCCATCCCTTTTGTTTCTGGTCTTCCATCTTTGCCTCCAGATGCCCTTGATGGCATGACACTCTTGTATTTATATCAGATTGAGGGTTGTAATGTTTGATTAAACAGGCTCAAAGTTAGCAATATAATGCTTAAGATAAAAATGTGTCAGTGAAACATGGCTGTTAACGttaaagtttttttctcttttctcttgcagtttGAGGGTGGCTCTGGTTATGGTAAGTGTTCGTATAGAACCTTTGCATGTAGTTCATTATGTAGTTACTAAAGGGCTTGATGCATACACTTAAATCAGACTATTCTTACGCAGGGGGTCGTGGTTCATACGGAGATCTTGGTGGACCCATCATCA contains:
- the HNRNPK gene encoding heterogeneous nuclear ribonucleoprotein K isoform X3, whose protein sequence is METEQQEETFTNTETNGKRPAEDMEEEQAFKRSRNTDEMVELRILLQSKNAGAVIGKGGKNIKALRTDYNASVSVPDSSGPERILSISADIETIGEILKKIIPTLEEASYLQYQHYKGSDFDCELRLLIHQSLAGGIIGVKGAKIKELRENTQTTIKLFQECCPHSTDRVVLIGGKPDRVVECIKIILDLISESPIKGRAQPYDPNFYDETYDYGGFTMMFDDRRGRPVGFPMRGRGGFDRMPPGRGGRPMPPSRRDYDDMSPRRGPPPPPPGRGVRGGSRARNLPLPPPPPPRGGDLMSYDRRGRPGDRYDGMMMQCHVDACDDMQPPELFEGGSGYDYSYAGGRGSYGDLGGPIITTQVTIPKDLAGSIIGKGGQRIKQIRHESGASIKIDEPLEGSEDRIITITGTQDQIQNAQYLLQNSVKQYADVEGF
- the HNRNPK gene encoding heterogeneous nuclear ribonucleoprotein K isoform X1 — protein: METEQQEETFTNTETNDLSTGKRPAEDMEEEQAFKRSRNTDEMVELRILLQSKNAGAVIGKGGKNIKALRTDYNASVSVPDSSGPERILSISADIETIGEILKKIIPTLEEASYLQYQHYKGSDFDCELRLLIHQSLAGGIIGVKGAKIKELRENTQTTIKLFQECCPHSTDRVVLIGGKPDRVVECIKIILDLISESPIKGRAQPYDPNFYDETYDYGGFTMMFDDRRGRPVGFPMRGRGGFDRMPPGRGGRPMPPSRRDYDDMSPRRGPPPPPPGRGVRGGSRARNLPLPPPPPPRGGDLMSYDRRGRPGDRYDGMMMQCHVDACDDMQPPELFEGGSGYDYSYAGGRGSYGDLGGPIITTQVTIPKDLAGSIIGKGGQRIKQIRHESGASIKIDEPLEGSEDRIITITGTQDQIQNAQYLLQNSVKQYADVEGF
- the HNRNPK gene encoding heterogeneous nuclear ribonucleoprotein K isoform X2, producing the protein METEQQEETFTNTETNDLSTGKRPAEDMEEEQAFKRSRNTDEMVELRILLQSKNAGAVIGKGGKNIKALRTDYNASVSVPDSSGPERILSISADIETIGEILKKIIPTLEEASYLQYQHYKGSDFDCELRLLIHQSLAGGIIGVKGAKIKELRENTQTTIKLFQECCPHSTDRVVLIGGKPDRVVECIKIILDLISESPIKGRAQPYDPNFYDETYDYGGFTMMFDDRRGRPVGFPMRGRGGFDRMPPGRGGRPMPPSRRDYDDMSPRRGPPPPPPGRGVRGGSRARNLPLPPPPPPRGGDLMSYDRRGRPGDRYDGMMMQCHVDACDDMQPPELFEGGSGYDYSYAGGRGSYGDLGGPIITTQVTIPKDLAGSIIGKGGQRIKQIRHESGASIKIDEPLEGSEDRIITITGTQDQIQNAQYLLQNSVKQYSGKFF
- the HNRNPK gene encoding heterogeneous nuclear ribonucleoprotein K isoform X4; translated protein: METEQQEETFTNTETNDLSTGKRPAEDMEEEQAFKRSRNTDEMVELRILLQSKNAGAVIGKGGKNIKALRTDYNASVSVPDSSGPERILSISADIETIGEILKKIIPTLEEYQHYKGSDFDCELRLLIHQSLAGGIIGVKGAKIKELRENTQTTIKLFQECCPHSTDRVVLIGGKPDRVVECIKIILDLISESPIKGRAQPYDPNFYDETYDYGGFTMMFDDRRGRPVGFPMRGRGGFDRMPPGRGGRPMPPSRRDYDDMSPRRGPPPPPPGRGVRGGSRARNLPLPPPPPPRGGDLMSYDRRGRPGDRYDGMMMQCHVDACDDMQPPELFEGGSGYDYSYAGGRGSYGDLGGPIITTQVTIPKDLAGSIIGKGGQRIKQIRHESGASIKIDEPLEGSEDRIITITGTQDQIQNAQYLLQNSVKQYADVEGF
- the HNRNPK gene encoding heterogeneous nuclear ribonucleoprotein K isoform X5; protein product: METEQQEETFTNTETNGKRPAEDMEEEQAFKRSRNTDEMVELRILLQSKNAGAVIGKGGKNIKALRTDYNASVSVPDSSGPERILSISADIETIGEILKKIIPTLEEYQHYKGSDFDCELRLLIHQSLAGGIIGVKGAKIKELRENTQTTIKLFQECCPHSTDRVVLIGGKPDRVVECIKIILDLISESPIKGRAQPYDPNFYDETYDYGGFTMMFDDRRGRPVGFPMRGRGGFDRMPPGRGGRPMPPSRRDYDDMSPRRGPPPPPPGRGVRGGSRARNLPLPPPPPPRGGDLMSYDRRGRPGDRYDGMMMQCHVDACDDMQPPELFEGGSGYDYSYAGGRGSYGDLGGPIITTQVTIPKDLAGSIIGKGGQRIKQIRHESGASIKIDEPLEGSEDRIITITGTQDQIQNAQYLLQNSVKQYADVEGF
- the HNRNPK gene encoding heterogeneous nuclear ribonucleoprotein K isoform X6, which encodes METEQQEETFTNTETNGKRPAEDMEEEQAFKRSRNTDEMVELRILLQSKNAGAVIGKGGKNIKALRTDYNASVSVPDSSGPERILSISADIETIGEILKKIIPTLEEYQHYKGSDFDCELRLLIHQSLAGGIIGVKGAKIKELRENTQTTIKLFQECCPHSTDRVVLIGGKPDRVVECIKIILDLISESPIKGRAQPYDPNFYDETYDYGGFTMMFDDRRGRPVGFPMRGRGGFDRMPPGRGGRPMPPSRRDYDDMSPRRGPPPPPPGRGVRGGSRARNLPLPPPPPPRGGDLMSYDRRGRPGDRYDGMMMQCHVDACDDMQPPELFEGGSGYDYSYAGGRGSYGDLGGPIITTQVTIPKDLAGSIIGKGGQRIKQIRHESGASIKIDEPLEGSEDRIITITGTQDQIQNAQYLLQNSVKQYSGKFF